The Thiorhodovibrio frisius genome segment CAAATTGCTCGCTCGCCGTCCCGAGCAAAGCCTGCGTCTGGATGCCGACCGCCGCTTTGGGCGCGTCGGTCTCGGCGGCACCCTGACACTTGAGGGGCGCCGCTATGATGACTTTGCCAATCAGACCCAGCTCGATGGCTTTGCGTTGCTGGACCTGCGGGCGGAATACGCCTTCAGTCGCTCGCTCCTGATACAAGGACGGGTCGAGAATGTCTTCAATGAGGATTATGAAACCGCTGCTTTCTACAACCAGCCCGGGCGGAGCTTTTTCGTCACCCTGCGCTATGCACCCTGACCACCCTCAATGACGGCTGAGCGTCTTTTAATCCTCGGCGGCGTCCGCTCTGGCAAGAGCCGGCTGGCCGAGCGGCTGGCCCGCGCCTCCGGCTGGCCGGTGACCTATCTCGCCACGGCAACTCCGGGCGAGGATGCAGAAATGCGCGCGCGGGTTAAGGCGCACCGTGACCGGCGCCCGGCCGACTGGGCGCTGATCGAAGAACCGCTGCATCTCGCCGCTGCCTTGCGCGCGGCCAGCGCCCCCGAACGCAGCGTGCTGGTCGAATGCCTGACCCTGTGGCTCGCCAATCTGCTGTGGGCGGAGGACGAGCCCCTGTTGCAGCGCGAACTAGCCGACTTGCGCGCACTGCTGCCGAGTTTGCCCGGTCAGGTCATCTTCGTCGGCAACGAGACCAATCAGGGCATTATCCCGGTCGATGCCCTGGCCCGGCGTTATTGCGATCTGGCCGGAGAGCTGCATCAGGACATTGCCCGTCAGTGCCAGCGCGCGCTGCTTTGCGTGGCCGGATTGCCGCTGGTACTCAAGGGGCCGCCGTTGGCCGGGATGCTGGCCGAATGACCGGGCGCCTGGTTGATCTTCTGCGCCACGGTGAGGTCCAGGGTGGTCCTTGCTTTCGCGGTCGGCGCGATGATCCGCTCACCGAGCTTGGCTGGCGGCAGATGCGCAAGGCGCTGACGGCACTGGCCGCCAGTCAAGGCGCCGCTTGGGATGAGGTCATCTGTTCTCCCGCGACTCGCTGCCAGGCCTTTGCACAAGAGTTTGCCAGCGTGCGCGAGCTGCCGCTGGCCATCCATTCAGCACTGGCAGAGCGGGATTTCGGCACCTGGGAAGGGCTGCACGCCAGCGAGATTCCGCTCGCCGATTTGTCGGCGTTCTGGGCTGATCCGCAGGCGTTTGATCCCCCGGAGGCCGAGCTATTTTCCGCCTTTCGTCGCCGTGTGGCCGATGCCTGGTGGGAATTGGTCGAGGCCGACCCGGTCCAGAACGACTCGGCACAAAACACTGGCCACCACAGGCTTATCATTACCCACGGCGGTGTGATTCGTATCTTGCTGGGAGAAATCCTCGGCTTGGCCGATACCTCCCTGCTGCTGCTGGAAGTGCCGCCGGCAAGCATCACCCGCATCCGGCTGCACGAGGGTGGCGGCCGACCCAGTCTGGTCGCCCATCTGCCGCCAGCACCATGCCGGTGAGGATTTGGAAGAGTTTCAGCTCAGTCCCCACCGGAGCGCAGGCGAATCGCGGCGCGCGGAAAGCCGATGGCAGATCGCATCGGTCTCCAGTTCCAGGATCTCGCGCATCATGAACACCCGGGATGTGCGTTCTGTCCGCTACCGTGTTTCAATCCGCGCCCGGCCAATTGGCCGGGCGATGCAAAGAAGCAAATTATACTCAAGTATATTTTCTTACCCGTTTCAATCCGCGCCCGGCCAATTGGCCGGGCGATGCTTGATAAAGAGAAAAATATTACTGATTTAATTGATGTTTCAATCCGCGCCCGGCCAATTGGCCGGGCGATGCCTCTCCTAGTGCGTGATTGCGGCGATCATGGCCGCGTTTCAATCCGCGCCCGGCCAATTGGCCGGGCGATGCTTCAGGCACTGACAAAACTGCGAGACAGTTATCGTGTTTCAATCCGCGCCCGGCCAATTGGCCGGGCGATGCGGCCATCTATGCTTCCCCGATGGCGCCATTACCGCGTTTCAATCCGCGCCCGGCCAATTGGCCGGGCGATGCAAGCAGAGCAAGAAGTTTACTTCCGCGCTGGAAGGTTTCAATCCGCGCCCGGCCAATTGGCCGGGCGATGCTTTGCCGCTTTTGGTGCGCGCGCAGGGATCGCTCAGTTTCAATCCGCGCCCGGCCAATTGGCCGGGCGATGCGCAACTGATGATAGCGTCCGCAGCTTTGCAATAAATGTTTCAATCCGCGCCCGGCCAATTGGCCGGGCGATGCCACCGGCCATCACCAGGTGGCTGCAATAAGTGTGGCGTTTCAATCCGCGCCCGGCCAATTGGCCGGGCGATGCCTGATGGCTTGGGCTTCGTCGGTGAAGGTCAGGGCGTTTCAATCCGCGCCCGGCCAATTGGCCGGGCGATGCTCCGCTGATGCAACCGCTTGTTTTAAGAAGTTGCGGCGGATAGTTTGCGCGAACTTGGTTTGGAAGGGGAGCGTTCTCTTTCGTTCTTTCGGAAGAAAAGTTGAAAAAATTAAGGAAATCAACGTATAGCGGTGCGCGCGAAGGTGCCAGAAAAAAGAAATTGCTTGGGGTTCGCGCATCAGACGACCAGAGGACCTTCGAAGTCAGTGGAACGAAAGCGGCCATATTGCTTGATACGCAGATCGTGGGGTTCGGTCAGCCGATAGAAACGCAGATTATCCTCGGTCTGGTCGATTTCGGCGAGGAGCTTGCGCTCGATTTCTTCATAAAGCATTTGGTCGACCTGGCATTCGAACACCGATTTTTGGACGCGTTGACCATAGCGCTCGCAGACTTTCGCGACTCGGCGCAGTCGCCGGCGACCGGCGGATGTTTCGGTGGATACGTCGTAGGTCACAATGATGAGCATGGTTTTGCGACTCCAAGCGGCAGCAAAAATATATACCCATCAAGACTTTGCTAAGAATGGCAGGTAGCCGTCAAGGTCGCCACGCAGAAAGCGGGCGAGCACGCGAGCTTGGACGAATGGCAGAATGCCAATGGGAACTTTAGTGTCGAGGATGGGATGCTTGATTTCCTCTTGCTTGCGTTCCTGCCATGCGGCCACGACTGCGCGACGGCCCTGATCGTTGAGCATGACGGCGCCGCCTTCGCGCAAATCGAAGTCTTTGGTGGTCAGTTGGGCGCGGTTGACGAGTGTCAGGGCGAATCGGTCGGCGAGGATGCTTCGAAACTCTTCCTGCAGATCAAGGGCTAGCGCGGCGCGACCGGGACGCACTGCATGCAGAAAGCCAAGCTGGGGGTCGAGTCCAACTGATTCGATGGCGGAGCGGCAGTCGTTCATCAGCATGGAGTAGAGAAAGGACAACAGCGCATTGAATCGGTCGCGCGGTGGACGACGCGAACGCCCCGATAGTTTGAAGTGCGCGCGCATTTTCGGTTTGACGATAAGCTCAAGGACAGAGAAATAGCGACGGGCGGCTTCTCCTTCGGTACCACGCAGGCTGTCGATGTCCGCAGCGACGGGTACGGCACGCAGGGACGCGGCCAAGGACTCGGCGGCAGCGATCAGTTCAGCGGACTCGGCGGGATTCTCGGTTTCGCGAGCGCCGCGCAGCAAGACGGAACGGCTGTTACGCAATTTGCCGGCAATCAGGGCACGGGCGATGGCGAGGCATGTATCCGTTGCTTCGCTGGCCCGGTACTGCGCCTGGCGGAGCAGGATGTTGCCAGACACGGGGCCTTCCAGCCGGGCTTTGAAGCGGCCAGAACTCTCGAGAAGAACCAGCGACTTGCCTTCATCGGCAAGGCGGTGCATCAAGGCTGGCGAGACCATGATGTTGCCGAAACAGACCAGGCTGCCGACATGATGCAATGGGACGCGGAGGCGGGTCTCTCGTTCGACGTCGATGCGCACGGTGGTATTGTCGAGATGCACATAAGCCCCTGGCGTCATGACGTAGAGGCTATTCTGAATCTGGTAACTGGTTTGACTGGCGGGCATCTTAGTCAGCTTCGAATTCTGGATCGAACAGGCCACTCAGTGCGTGATTGAACCGCTGCTGCTCACCAATGAGCTCCGGCTGGCATAAGAGGGACAGGGAACATTCGCGGCAGCGCCGGTCGTTGACGGGCGGTGGCAAGCGGTTGGATGCCAGCATGGTGCGGATGGCGGTCAGAGTATCGGCGACGGCGGCGCGGAGGTTGTTGTCGATGGCGACTTCGCGCCGGCGATGGCTGGTGGCGTGGTAGATGGCGCCGCGCGGCACGGGGCGGTCGAACATTTCTTCCAGGCACAGCGCCTGGGCGGCCAGTTGGATGTCGTCATGATGCGCTTGGCGTTTGCGACCATGCTTGTATTCGACCGGAAAGATGGCGCCATCGGGATGGATTTCAACCAGATCGGCCTTGCCGATCAGGCCCAAGCGCTCCGACCACAGCGGCAGGGAGCGCTCGATTTTCACCCCTGCCTTGATGGCTTCACCGGGTTGATCGACCAGATGATGTACGGCCTGTCCACGCGCGGTATGCAGGTTGTCGGTGAAGGACTGCTCCTGATGAATCAATGCGCATTGGCGTGGGCAGTAAGCCCAGTGCTGGAGCGCGGAGATGGCGATGGGGTCGACCAGCCCCGTAAGGCTTGAACGGCCCGCCGCGTCAATTGGTATGGCCTCGGTCATCCTAGCACCCGGACTTGCGGTCGACGTCTCACGGTGCGACCGTCAAAAATATGAAAACATCCGAGATGCAGCTGCCCCTGGTCGAACAGTTGCTCGATCCACTGCGCTGGCTCCTCGGGGCCATAGGAAGTGACACGCAACAAAAGCGTTAGGGGCGGCGGTGGCAGCTTTTGGTGAAAAATCAGGTCACCAAAATCGCGATCAAAGGTGGCCAGCCAACGATGCTCGTCAAGGGCGAGGGATAGCACATCCGCGTCATCCAGGGCGGCATGGGTATCGCTGATCGCCAAGACATCCCAACCTGAAGCACGCAGATGCGCAACTGCCGGTTCGGGAAAGTTTTCATCGAGTAGCCAGGCGGGACGGGACGACTCTGTCACGCTCGCACCTTATCAATGGCGACGTAGTCTTCTTCGCGAAAGACTTCGGTGACGAAGCGAATGGCGGCTAGCACATCCTCGCGTGTCAGGCGTGGATAGGCGCTGAGAATTTGCTCCGTTGTCCAGCCATCGGCGAGGCGATCCATGATCTGATCAACAGCGATGCGAGTGCCGCGAATGGCGGGTTTGCCGACCAGGATCTTCTCGTCAACGCTGATACGCTCGTGCCAGTTGGTCATGGGTGAATCCTCATTGGTTCAGGACGAGAAACTCCACACCGGGAAAGTCAGCGAGCGGACCGGGCGGTGGAGATTCGATGCGATAATCGCCAATCTGACGCGCCGGGCGCTGGGTGTCATTGCGCTCGATCCG includes the following:
- the cobU gene encoding bifunctional adenosylcobinamide kinase/adenosylcobinamide-phosphate guanylyltransferase encodes the protein MTAERLLILGGVRSGKSRLAERLARASGWPVTYLATATPGEDAEMRARVKAHRDRRPADWALIEEPLHLAAALRAASAPERSVLVECLTLWLANLLWAEDEPLLQRELADLRALLPSLPGQVIFVGNETNQGIIPVDALARRYCDLAGELHQDIARQCQRALLCVAGLPLVLKGPPLAGMLAE
- a CDS encoding histidine phosphatase family protein, with the translated sequence MTGRLVDLLRHGEVQGGPCFRGRRDDPLTELGWRQMRKALTALAASQGAAWDEVICSPATRCQAFAQEFASVRELPLAIHSALAERDFGTWEGLHASEIPLADLSAFWADPQAFDPPEAELFSAFRRRVADAWWELVEADPVQNDSAQNTGHHRLIITHGGVIRILLGEILGLADTSLLLLEVPPASITRIRLHEGGGRPSLVAHLPPAPCR
- the cas2 gene encoding CRISPR-associated endonuclease Cas2, encoding MLIIVTYDVSTETSAGRRRLRRVAKVCERYGQRVQKSVFECQVDQMLYEEIERKLLAEIDQTEDNLRFYRLTEPHDLRIKQYGRFRSTDFEGPLVV
- the cas1c gene encoding type I-C CRISPR-associated endonuclease Cas1c, with product MPASQTSYQIQNSLYVMTPGAYVHLDNTTVRIDVERETRLRVPLHHVGSLVCFGNIMVSPALMHRLADEGKSLVLLESSGRFKARLEGPVSGNILLRQAQYRASEATDTCLAIARALIAGKLRNSRSVLLRGARETENPAESAELIAAAESLAASLRAVPVAADIDSLRGTEGEAARRYFSVLELIVKPKMRAHFKLSGRSRRPPRDRFNALLSFLYSMLMNDCRSAIESVGLDPQLGFLHAVRPGRAALALDLQEEFRSILADRFALTLVNRAQLTTKDFDLREGGAVMLNDQGRRAVVAAWQERKQEEIKHPILDTKVPIGILPFVQARVLARFLRGDLDGYLPFLAKS
- the cas4 gene encoding CRISPR-associated protein Cas4 — protein: MTEAIPIDAAGRSSLTGLVDPIAISALQHWAYCPRQCALIHQEQSFTDNLHTARGQAVHHLVDQPGEAIKAGVKIERSLPLWSERLGLIGKADLVEIHPDGAIFPVEYKHGRKRQAHHDDIQLAAQALCLEEMFDRPVPRGAIYHATSHRRREVAIDNNLRAAVADTLTAIRTMLASNRLPPPVNDRRCRECSLSLLCQPELIGEQQRFNHALSGLFDPEFEAD
- a CDS encoding DUF5615 family PIN-like protein — translated: MTESSRPAWLLDENFPEPAVAHLRASGWDVLAISDTHAALDDADVLSLALDEHRWLATFDRDFGDLIFHQKLPPPPLTLLLRVTSYGPEEPAQWIEQLFDQGQLHLGCFHIFDGRTVRRRPQVRVLG
- a CDS encoding DUF433 domain-containing protein, with the protein product MTNWHERISVDEKILVGKPAIRGTRIAVDQIMDRLADGWTTEQILSAYPRLTREDVLAAIRFVTEVFREEDYVAIDKVRA